In a single window of the Desulfovibrio mangrovi genome:
- a CDS encoding DUF4340 domain-containing protein — translation MTYMKRRIVIFLALLILATGLGLGIHQWTQRGVILLGDPSWPNLALKSLTRIELKSPESNSHFYRSADGWFIKPPTGGTAVRASEARLQSLLDTIGHTPPTAHVGRFTRREKSIFGLDNDATGITLEGNGIWGIALGADGPAEGTVYARSSLQGDQVVLVSNQYRNLFSKPESFFHDLRLVSTTEPEAITRISAEGPGVGVWEISRKGDMFAFTAPEQLTRHSVAQAKAALYLHMLVNARARKITADPQTALPPLSLKLSVWTKKSSTPETIELYHDGSDGKTFFCRLSRQTVPVEVEAELVDKLTASAFALREKPVLEVDLSQTEEQRFTVRRNGNVRTYAALRTPDGWHESASGKELTGLDVIMWRLGSLQFIEAPRKELPDGARSLLTWALRGQNKQLLATVHFYSDPASAGRCWVQVEGEDIWFPAERLLLDDLMSRLPTL, via the coding sequence ATGACATATATGAAGCGACGCATTGTTATCTTTCTGGCCCTGCTGATTCTGGCAACCGGATTGGGGCTGGGAATCCATCAATGGACGCAGCGCGGAGTCATCCTGCTGGGCGACCCATCATGGCCCAATCTGGCCTTGAAATCGCTGACGCGCATTGAACTGAAATCACCCGAGAGTAACTCGCATTTCTATCGCAGCGCTGACGGCTGGTTCATCAAGCCCCCCACGGGCGGCACCGCAGTCCGTGCCAGCGAGGCAAGACTGCAGAGCCTGCTCGACACCATAGGGCACACGCCGCCCACAGCCCATGTAGGCCGCTTTACGCGACGCGAAAAGAGCATTTTCGGTCTGGACAATGACGCCACCGGCATTACCCTAGAGGGCAATGGAATATGGGGCATTGCACTTGGTGCGGACGGCCCGGCGGAAGGCACCGTGTATGCCCGCAGTTCGTTGCAAGGCGATCAGGTTGTGTTGGTGAGCAACCAGTATCGGAATCTTTTTTCCAAACCCGAATCCTTCTTTCACGATCTGCGCCTCGTAAGCACCACCGAGCCCGAGGCGATTACACGCATCAGCGCAGAAGGACCGGGCGTAGGCGTATGGGAGATAAGCCGCAAGGGTGACATGTTTGCCTTCACGGCACCGGAGCAGCTCACGCGGCACTCCGTGGCACAGGCCAAGGCGGCCCTCTACCTGCATATGCTGGTGAACGCACGGGCACGGAAAATTACTGCCGACCCGCAGACCGCGCTGCCGCCCCTGTCGCTCAAGCTTTCCGTATGGACCAAAAAGTCATCGACGCCGGAAACCATTGAGCTGTATCATGACGGATCGGACGGAAAGACATTTTTCTGCCGTCTCTCGCGGCAGACCGTTCCCGTTGAGGTGGAAGCCGAGCTTGTGGACAAGCTCACCGCTTCCGCCTTTGCACTGCGTGAAAAGCCCGTGCTGGAAGTGGACCTGAGCCAGACCGAGGAACAACGCTTCACCGTGCGCCGGAACGGCAACGTCCGCACATATGCGGCGCTGCGCACACCGGACGGCTGGCATGAAAGCGCTTCGGGCAAGGAACTGACCGGACTCGATGTGATCATGTGGCGACTTGGCTCGCTGCAGTTCATAGAGGCACCACGCAAGGAACTGCCGGACGGAGCGCGCAGTCTGCTGACCTGGGCCCTGCGGGGACAGAACAAGCAGTTACTGGCGACCGTGCATTTTTATTCGGATCCGGCTTCGGCCGGACGATGCTGGGTACAGGTAGAAGGTGAAGACATCTGGTTCCCGGCGGAAAGACTGCTGCTCGACGACCTCATGAGCAGACTGCCCACCCTGTAA
- the rpoZ gene encoding DNA-directed RNA polymerase subunit omega: MARITVEDCQKRIGNRFLLVQMAIKRVQQFREGYKPLVDSKNKEVVTALREIAAGKVMPDNMDWYTHEETKTAE; encoded by the coding sequence ATGGCCCGTATTACCGTAGAAGATTGCCAGAAGCGTATCGGCAACCGCTTCCTGCTGGTTCAGATGGCTATCAAGCGCGTTCAGCAGTTCCGCGAAGGCTACAAGCCCCTCGTGGACAGCAAGAACAAGGAAGTTGTGACCGCTCTGCGCGAAATCGCCGCAGGCAAGGTCATGCCCGACAACATGGACTGGTACACTCACGAAGAAACCAAGACTGCCGAGTAA
- the dnaJ gene encoding molecular chaperone DnaJ — MSQRDYYEVLGVSRSASQDEIKKAYRKKAMEFHPDRNPDNPEAEALFKEAAEAYDVLRDADKRQRYDKFGHAGVSSNGFGGGGFHSAEDIFSQFGDIFGDLFGFSMGGASRGPRAQTGADLRYNLTINFRQAAKGDEVTLKIPKRVSCPECEGSGAAPGTTAETCSRCNGRGQVRQSQGPFSISMPCHACSGTGQIISTPCPRCRGAGIVQEVKELSVRIPAGVDSGNRLRLRGEGEPGIHGGPPGDLYVVISVEQDKTFRRHGQDLIVTREISFVQAALGDRIEVPTLDDPITVEIPKGTQNGEIFRMHDYGLPSLGYGSNGDLLVEIVVKTPTKLSKRQEELLREFAQLEEEKPMTKAKNLFKKVGKAMGVD, encoded by the coding sequence ATGAGCCAGCGTGACTACTACGAAGTGCTTGGCGTAAGCCGAAGCGCCTCGCAAGACGAGATCAAGAAAGCCTACCGCAAGAAAGCCATGGAGTTCCATCCGGACCGCAATCCGGACAACCCCGAGGCAGAAGCTTTGTTCAAGGAAGCGGCGGAAGCGTATGATGTCCTGCGCGACGCCGACAAGCGCCAACGCTACGACAAGTTCGGACACGCGGGAGTCAGCAGCAACGGCTTCGGCGGTGGCGGCTTCCATAGTGCGGAAGATATCTTCAGCCAGTTCGGCGATATCTTCGGCGACCTGTTCGGCTTTTCCATGGGTGGCGCATCCCGCGGGCCTCGCGCCCAGACGGGTGCGGACCTGCGTTACAACCTGACCATCAACTTCCGGCAGGCTGCCAAGGGCGACGAAGTCACCCTGAAGATCCCCAAGCGGGTCTCCTGCCCGGAATGTGAAGGTTCCGGCGCAGCCCCCGGCACCACTGCGGAAACCTGCTCGCGTTGTAACGGACGCGGCCAGGTGCGCCAGAGTCAGGGCCCCTTCTCCATCTCCATGCCCTGCCACGCCTGCAGCGGCACCGGCCAGATAATCTCCACCCCTTGCCCCCGCTGTCGCGGCGCGGGCATCGTGCAGGAGGTCAAGGAGCTTTCGGTGCGCATTCCTGCCGGAGTGGACTCCGGCAACAGGCTGCGCCTGCGTGGTGAAGGAGAACCCGGCATCCACGGCGGCCCTCCCGGCGACCTTTACGTGGTCATCTCCGTGGAGCAGGACAAGACCTTCCGCCGCCATGGACAGGACCTCATCGTGACCCGCGAAATCTCCTTCGTGCAGGCAGCCCTTGGCGACCGCATCGAAGTGCCCACCCTTGACGATCCCATCACCGTGGAGATCCCCAAGGGCACCCAGAACGGCGAGATATTCCGCATGCACGACTACGGCCTGCCCTCTCTGGGCTACGGCTCAAACGGCGACCTGCTCGTGGAGATCGTGGTCAAGACGCCCACCAAGCTGAGCAAGCGTCAGGAAGAACTCCTGCGCGAGTTCGCGCAGCTTGAGGAAGAAAAGCCCATGACCAAGGCAAAGAACCTGTTCAAGAAAGTCGGCAAGGCCATGGGAGTGGACTAG
- the moaC gene encoding cyclic pyranopterin monophosphate synthase MoaC, giving the protein MSDQDFSHMSADGSITMVDVGHKNDTRRVAIVRTVVEVSPNTLDLLKRQALPKGDVLTTAKVAGILAAKRTWELIPLCHPLFLSYVDVRFSIEDETCQIHIEAEARTTGQTGVEMEALVAAQTAAMTIYDMCKAVQKDIVIRDCRLVYKAGGKSGEFRAE; this is encoded by the coding sequence ATGAGCGATCAGGATTTTTCCCACATGAGTGCGGACGGCTCCATCACCATGGTGGATGTGGGCCACAAGAACGACACCCGCCGCGTGGCCATTGTGCGCACGGTAGTTGAAGTTTCTCCCAACACGCTGGACCTGCTCAAACGGCAGGCCCTGCCCAAGGGAGACGTGCTCACCACCGCAAAGGTCGCAGGCATACTTGCGGCCAAGCGCACGTGGGAACTCATCCCCCTCTGCCATCCCCTGTTCCTCAGCTATGTGGATGTGCGGTTTTCCATCGAAGATGAAACCTGCCAGATTCACATAGAGGCCGAAGCACGCACCACCGGCCAGACCGGTGTGGAAATGGAAGCGCTTGTCGCTGCCCAGACAGCCGCCATGACCATTTACGACATGTGCAAAGCCGTACAGAAAGATATTGTCATCCGCGACTGCCGCCTCGTCTACAAGGCGGGCGGCAAGAGCGGAGAATTCCGCGCGGAATAG
- the hisS gene encoding histidine--tRNA ligase, translating into MSSVQKIKGFADMFSPDSDAFTFMEGIGREVFGSFGYTELRTPILERTELFKRSIGDETDVVQKEMYTFDDRKGRSLTMRPEATAGVMRAYIEANVHAQEQVAKLFTFGPMFRYERPQKGRMRQFHQINCECLGPNEPYADAEVILMLMTFLTRIGLTDLSLEINSLGCRECRPKYNEALKQFFAKLDTSALCEDCRRRMETNPLRVLDCKVPACKELTKDAPTILEHNCPECADHHAKVLAVLDRAGIKYIENVRLVRGLDYYNRTTFEVVSGSIGAQASVAGGGRYDGLIKQLGGPDVPGVGFACGMERLALMLGERSAAQPDFFIAVLDENGLEVALMLAQALREAGKVGELAFAAKSMKAQMRQASRKNARKVLILGGDELANNTVVVKDMASGEQISVPMAEIVEHI; encoded by the coding sequence ATGAGCAGCGTACAAAAGATCAAAGGCTTTGCCGACATGTTCTCGCCCGACAGCGACGCCTTCACCTTCATGGAAGGCATCGGCCGCGAGGTTTTCGGCAGCTTCGGCTATACCGAACTGCGCACTCCCATTCTGGAGCGCACCGAACTCTTCAAGCGCTCCATCGGTGACGAAACCGACGTAGTGCAGAAGGAAATGTACACCTTTGACGACCGCAAGGGCCGCTCCCTGACCATGCGTCCGGAAGCCACCGCCGGCGTCATGCGCGCCTACATCGAAGCCAACGTGCATGCGCAGGAACAGGTTGCCAAGCTGTTCACCTTCGGCCCCATGTTCCGTTACGAGCGTCCCCAGAAGGGACGCATGCGCCAGTTCCACCAGATCAACTGCGAATGTCTGGGCCCCAACGAGCCCTATGCGGACGCGGAAGTCATCCTCATGCTGATGACCTTCCTCACCCGCATCGGCCTCACCGATCTTTCCCTTGAGATCAACTCCCTTGGCTGCCGCGAGTGCCGTCCCAAGTACAACGAAGCGCTCAAGCAGTTCTTCGCCAAGCTGGACACCTCCGCCCTGTGCGAAGACTGCCGCCGCCGCATGGAGACCAATCCCCTGCGCGTGCTGGACTGCAAGGTTCCGGCCTGCAAGGAGCTGACCAAGGACGCGCCCACCATTCTGGAACACAACTGCCCCGAATGCGCCGACCACCACGCCAAGGTGCTCGCCGTGCTCGACCGCGCAGGCATCAAGTATATTGAGAACGTGCGCCTCGTGCGCGGTCTGGACTATTACAACCGCACCACCTTCGAAGTGGTTTCCGGTTCCATCGGCGCTCAGGCTTCCGTTGCCGGTGGCGGCCGTTACGACGGTCTCATCAAGCAGCTCGGCGGCCCCGATGTGCCCGGTGTGGGCTTTGCCTGCGGCATGGAACGCCTCGCCCTCATGCTGGGCGAACGCTCCGCTGCACAGCCCGACTTCTTCATCGCCGTGCTGGATGAAAACGGCCTTGAAGTCGCGCTTATGCTGGCACAGGCACTGCGCGAAGCCGGCAAGGTCGGCGAACTCGCCTTTGCCGCCAAGTCCATGAAGGCCCAGATGCGTCAGGCCAGCCGCAAGAACGCCCGCAAGGTACTCATCCTCGGCGGCGACGAACTGGCGAACAACACCGTTGTCGTCAAGGACATGGCCTCCGGCGAACAGATCTCCGTGCCCATGGCCGAGATTGTTGAACATATTTAA
- the aspS gene encoding aspartate--tRNA ligase: protein MSDQILDIQQEHQQYVEPLGNWVRTHNCCELNANNIGAEVCLMGWVQFRRDHGGLIFIDLRDRAGLTQVVFSPDFKAEAHETAHILRTEYVLAIKGVVRHRPEGMTNPNMVTGEVEVYVSEWKLLNTAKTTPFQIEDRVDASENLRLEYRYLDLRRPKLARNFILRNRAAQSVRRYLDELNFLEVETPCLTKSTPEGARDFLVPSRVNQGMFYALPQSPQIFKQLLMVAGMDRYYQIVRCFRDEDLRADRQPEFTQIDIEMSFVDELQVQTMAEGLVSRVFKDCLGVELQAPFVRMTYDQAMDEYGVDKPDTRFDLKLKEVTSIFRDSEFKVFAKAEMVKAMRVPAGGELSRKEIDVFTDFVKIYGAQGLAWIKIKADEWQSPFAKFLSDAEKQNLTEALGLEVGDIIFFQAGAPDMCNSALGNLRLEVAKRFNLIPENTFNFLWVTDFPLFEYDPEEKRYVACHHPFTAVQVGQEALMKDDPAKVKARAYDLVLNGSEIGGGSIRIHNRAQQEFMFDALGFSKEEAEKQFGFLMEAFEFGAPPHGGIAFGMDRLVMLLTNSQSIRDVIAFPKTQKATCMLTDAPSEVSARQLRELSLRLREVKQD from the coding sequence ATGAGCGACCAGATTTTGGATATTCAGCAGGAACACCAGCAGTACGTAGAGCCCCTTGGTAACTGGGTTCGCACCCATAATTGCTGCGAGCTGAATGCCAATAATATCGGCGCGGAAGTCTGCCTTATGGGCTGGGTGCAGTTCCGTCGCGACCACGGCGGTCTCATCTTCATCGACCTCCGCGACCGCGCCGGGCTGACGCAGGTGGTTTTCAGCCCCGATTTCAAAGCTGAAGCGCACGAAACCGCGCACATTCTGCGCACGGAATACGTGCTGGCCATCAAGGGTGTTGTGCGTCACCGCCCCGAGGGCATGACCAACCCCAACATGGTGACCGGCGAGGTTGAAGTGTATGTTTCCGAATGGAAGCTGCTGAACACCGCCAAGACCACTCCCTTCCAGATTGAAGACCGCGTGGACGCTTCCGAGAACCTGCGTCTGGAATACCGTTATCTCGACCTGCGCCGTCCCAAGCTGGCCAGAAACTTCATTCTGCGCAACCGCGCGGCCCAATCCGTTCGCCGCTACCTGGACGAACTGAACTTCCTTGAAGTGGAAACTCCCTGTCTCACCAAGTCCACCCCTGAAGGCGCGCGCGACTTCCTCGTGCCCAGCCGCGTGAATCAGGGCATGTTCTACGCGCTGCCGCAGTCTCCCCAGATCTTCAAGCAGCTGCTCATGGTGGCGGGCATGGACCGTTACTACCAGATCGTGCGCTGCTTCCGCGACGAAGACCTGCGTGCCGACCGCCAGCCGGAGTTCACCCAGATCGATATCGAAATGAGCTTCGTGGACGAACTTCAGGTGCAGACCATGGCCGAAGGCCTTGTGAGCCGCGTGTTCAAGGACTGTCTCGGCGTTGAGCTGCAGGCTCCCTTCGTACGCATGACCTACGATCAGGCCATGGATGAGTACGGCGTGGACAAGCCTGACACCCGTTTCGACCTGAAGCTGAAGGAAGTGACCTCCATCTTCCGCGACTCCGAGTTCAAGGTGTTCGCCAAGGCAGAGATGGTCAAGGCCATGCGCGTACCCGCAGGCGGCGAGCTTTCCCGCAAGGAAATCGACGTCTTCACCGACTTCGTGAAGATTTACGGCGCACAGGGTCTGGCTTGGATCAAGATCAAGGCCGACGAATGGCAGTCTCCCTTCGCCAAGTTCCTGTCCGATGCCGAAAAGCAGAACCTCACCGAGGCCCTTGGCCTTGAAGTGGGCGACATCATCTTCTTCCAGGCCGGTGCCCCCGACATGTGCAACAGCGCACTGGGCAACCTGCGTCTGGAAGTGGCCAAGCGCTTCAACCTCATCCCCGAGAACACCTTCAACTTCCTGTGGGTGACCGACTTCCCGCTGTTCGAATACGATCCGGAAGAAAAGCGCTACGTGGCCTGCCACCACCCCTTCACCGCCGTACAGGTTGGTCAGGAAGCATTGATGAAGGACGATCCCGCCAAGGTGAAAGCCCGTGCCTACGACCTCGTGCTCAACGGCAGCGAAATCGGCGGCGGCTCCATCCGCATCCACAACCGCGCCCAGCAGGAATTCATGTTCGACGCCCTCGGTTTCTCCAAGGAAGAGGCCGAAAAGCAGTTCGGATTCCTCATGGAAGCCTTTGAATTCGGCGCACCGCCCCACGGCGGCATCGCCTTCGGTATGGACCGTCTGGTCATGCTGCTCACCAACTCCCAGTCCATCCGTGACGTCATCGCCTTCCCCAAGACCCAGAAGGCGACCTGTATGCTCACCGATGCACCTTCCGAAGTCTCCGCACGCCAGCTGCGCGAACTCAGCCTGCGTCTGCGCGAAGTAAAGCAGGATTAA
- a CDS encoding ATP-binding protein, with the protein MKCKRCKVPAVVALPSHNTGFCAECFDLFFIRQVERGIHSEKLFTKEDRILVALSGGKDSLACILVLKRLGYDVTGLHIDLSIPNSSEFARGTVERFCEEHDIPLIVKEMAKEGLAIPDVKARLNRPICSACGKIKRYFFNKVALDEKYTVLATGHNLDDEIARLFSNVLRWDVGYLSDQGPMLEAENGFARKVKPLFRLSEFETANWSFLQGIPYHYAPCPYSKGASFTSYKKLWADLEEEMPGRKLAFYLGFLEKGKAPFQRQEALTGDTLAPCTSCGYPTSAEVCGVCRIKDAVAERK; encoded by the coding sequence ATGAAATGCAAACGCTGCAAAGTGCCCGCAGTCGTCGCACTGCCCAGCCATAACACGGGCTTCTGCGCCGAATGCTTCGATCTGTTCTTCATCCGTCAGGTTGAACGCGGCATTCATTCCGAAAAGCTGTTCACCAAGGAAGACCGCATTCTCGTCGCCCTTTCCGGCGGCAAGGATTCGCTGGCCTGCATTCTCGTGCTCAAGCGCCTCGGTTACGACGTGACCGGCCTGCATATCGACCTCAGCATTCCCAACAGCTCCGAATTTGCGCGGGGCACCGTGGAACGCTTCTGCGAGGAGCACGACATTCCGCTCATCGTGAAGGAAATGGCCAAGGAAGGTCTTGCCATCCCCGATGTGAAGGCGCGCCTGAACCGTCCCATCTGTTCCGCCTGCGGCAAGATCAAGCGGTATTTCTTCAACAAGGTGGCGCTGGACGAAAAGTACACCGTGCTGGCTACCGGCCACAACCTTGATGACGAAATCGCCCGCCTGTTCTCCAACGTGCTGCGTTGGGACGTGGGCTACCTGAGCGATCAGGGCCCCATGCTGGAAGCGGAAAACGGTTTTGCCCGCAAGGTGAAGCCCCTGTTCCGTCTTTCCGAGTTTGAGACCGCCAACTGGTCCTTCCTGCAGGGCATTCCCTACCACTACGCGCCGTGCCCCTATTCCAAGGGCGCAAGCTTCACCTCCTACAAGAAGCTGTGGGCCGATCTGGAAGAAGAAATGCCCGGCCGCAAGCTCGCCTTCTACCTCGGCTTCCTCGAGAAGGGTAAGGCCCCCTTCCAGCGTCAGGAGGCCCTTACCGGCGACACCCTCGCCCCTTGCACCTCCTGTGGCTATCCCACCTCCGCCGAAGTATGCGGTGTTTGCCGCATCAAGGATGCCGTGGCGGAGCGGAAGTAG
- a CDS encoding response regulator codes for MSSKKILVVDDEKHIRMLYQEELEAEGYIVATSDGQEAILAVIARETPRVVILDIKLGPDVSGLDLLQQIRSKDQDLPVILSTAYDSFQHDLKSIAADFYVVKSVDLTELKLRVSQAMLKNPH; via the coding sequence ATGTCCAGCAAGAAGATCCTCGTTGTCGATGACGAAAAGCATATCCGCATGCTCTATCAGGAAGAGCTTGAGGCGGAAGGATATATTGTCGCCACCTCCGACGGTCAGGAAGCCATTCTTGCTGTCATCGCCCGCGAAACGCCCCGCGTTGTGATCCTCGACATCAAACTCGGACCGGACGTTTCCGGCCTTGACCTGCTGCAGCAGATTCGCAGCAAGGATCAGGACCTGCCCGTCATTCTCAGCACGGCGTACGACAGCTTCCAGCATGACCTGAAATCCATTGCGGCTGACTTTTATGTGGTGAAATCCGTGGACCTGACCGAGCTCAAGCTCCGCGTCTCGCAGGCCATGCTTAAGAATCCCCACTAA
- a CDS encoding DNA internalization-related competence protein ComEC/Rec2, translated as MRRFSDYAKASATTVVAGAFLLPWQWLALCWFAGIWATRHPEPAVPGILAVLLILVLEGMKTPPQAPDAGVRERLQRLGVLGRFVRFTLPVLALLAVAAGYGAATLRTPDAVQVLPVFVEERKPVIVTGTVVAVQPALQNRLQVILDDLWCEDGNERIPLSGRMVWTWDSPASVGGAPEGVRIGPGQQVTLQQRVKTVRGFLNEGTWDSGQYWRDRGVLWRMWSRGDGKGLVVSGEPDRFWQWREAVRTRVMSVLMPVSGAELVAPSKSVHGRSGNADAAGGTDQDGDETGGADSLNGKAGRGNADGADGWQSLVPENGNPASVIPALLFGDRFHLTYARMDQLSLAAVSHSLALSGMHLGVMGGIGWCLAWLAGLVYPALYLRIPRPKLAVLCATPLVAGYVWLGGSSPSLLRAALMFACWGVLLWRNRPRVLLDGVFMAVGLISLWDPLALFDLRLQLSALAVLSLALFLPLLLPIFSAWADRLLTRRSSVDADLLDAGAQAPRMTRMMARFRMGAAGLLAANVSIQLGMLPVVIWNFNTTSPWFLLNLIWLPVLGLWVLPLCLSGLLLSFLWGAAAAVGFHAALWPVTWLFDGLDWLQQAGWLVPHVAMRPHWLSMAGYWLLLVGCALHMQTAGAEAARRIRTGMAVGALLLCLAPAGRMVAAMQDNVSLTLLDVGQGQSILLALPHEERILVDGGGFGLSGFDTGKSIVTPVVTRGMPPRLDVVANTHPDTDHLQGLLYPLRHFSVASFAGNGDKATRSNAAQLRRLRDETGIEPATLAAGDVLYEKNGLRLEVLHPPREKGRASSNNAALVLRLVRDGHGLALLMGDLEKEGIRTLLASGQELSAEVLVLPHHGARSSLAPALYDAVRPRFALAGTGYLNQWKFPSQAVQDALKEEGISLYHTAADGQVRVLWCKGAAAAVETYRAGPGVAGE; from the coding sequence GTGCGCCGTTTTTCCGATTACGCCAAAGCCTCCGCAACCACCGTTGTTGCGGGGGCTTTTTTATTGCCCTGGCAGTGGCTGGCTCTGTGCTGGTTTGCCGGAATATGGGCCACGCGGCATCCTGAACCGGCTGTGCCGGGCATTCTGGCTGTGCTGCTCATTCTGGTGCTGGAGGGCATGAAGACACCGCCTCAGGCTCCGGACGCCGGTGTGCGGGAAAGGCTGCAACGGCTCGGAGTCTTGGGGCGTTTCGTGCGCTTTACCCTGCCTGTGCTGGCCTTGCTTGCCGTAGCGGCGGGATATGGTGCAGCCACGCTCCGCACGCCTGATGCGGTGCAGGTGCTGCCCGTCTTTGTGGAGGAGCGCAAGCCCGTAATCGTGACGGGAACAGTCGTGGCTGTGCAACCGGCCCTGCAGAACCGTTTGCAGGTCATTCTGGATGACCTGTGGTGCGAGGACGGCAACGAACGCATTCCGTTGTCCGGCCGTATGGTCTGGACATGGGACTCGCCCGCTTCCGTTGGTGGTGCGCCGGAGGGTGTACGCATCGGACCCGGGCAGCAGGTGACGCTGCAGCAGCGCGTAAAGACCGTGCGCGGTTTCCTGAATGAGGGCACGTGGGATAGCGGGCAATACTGGCGTGACAGGGGCGTTCTCTGGCGCATGTGGTCCCGTGGCGACGGTAAGGGCCTTGTGGTATCCGGCGAGCCGGATCGTTTCTGGCAGTGGCGCGAGGCTGTGCGCACGCGGGTCATGTCCGTGCTCATGCCCGTCTCCGGTGCTGAGCTGGTCGCTCCGTCGAAATCCGTTCATGGCCGGAGCGGTAACGCGGATGCTGCTGGCGGAACTGATCAGGACGGCGATGAAACAGGTGGCGCAGACAGTCTTAACGGCAAGGCGGGGCGTGGCAATGCGGACGGGGCTGACGGCTGGCAGTCGCTGGTGCCCGAGAACGGCAACCCTGCCTCGGTAATTCCGGCCCTGCTGTTCGGCGACAGGTTCCATCTTACCTATGCGCGCATGGACCAGCTTTCGCTGGCGGCGGTGTCGCATTCCCTTGCCCTTTCCGGCATGCATCTCGGTGTCATGGGCGGTATTGGCTGGTGTCTGGCGTGGCTGGCCGGCCTTGTGTACCCGGCCCTGTACCTGCGCATACCGAGGCCCAAGCTGGCAGTGCTCTGCGCAACGCCGCTGGTGGCTGGCTATGTATGGCTTGGGGGCTCATCTCCTTCCTTGTTGCGCGCCGCGCTGATGTTTGCCTGCTGGGGTGTGCTTCTGTGGCGCAACCGGCCCCGTGTGCTGCTGGACGGCGTGTTCATGGCGGTGGGGCTGATCTCGCTCTGGGATCCGCTGGCCCTGTTTGATCTGCGCCTGCAGCTTTCTGCGCTGGCCGTGCTCTCTCTGGCGTTGTTTCTGCCCCTGCTGTTGCCCATCTTTTCTGCGTGGGCAGACCGGCTCCTTACCCGCCGGAGTTCTGTGGATGCGGACTTATTAGATGCTGGGGCGCAGGCTCCGCGCATGACCCGCATGATGGCCCGTTTCCGTATGGGAGCGGCGGGACTGCTGGCAGCCAACGTGAGCATTCAGCTGGGCATGCTGCCCGTGGTTATCTGGAATTTCAACACGACCAGTCCATGGTTCCTGCTCAATCTCATCTGGTTGCCCGTTCTGGGGCTGTGGGTGCTGCCTCTCTGCCTGTCAGGTTTGCTGTTAAGTTTCCTCTGGGGTGCTGCGGCTGCGGTGGGCTTTCACGCTGCGCTGTGGCCTGTAACGTGGTTGTTTGACGGGCTGGATTGGCTGCAGCAGGCCGGATGGCTGGTGCCCCATGTGGCCATGCGGCCGCACTGGTTGAGTATGGCGGGGTACTGGCTGTTGCTGGTTGGCTGCGCGCTGCATATGCAAACTGCGGGAGCTGAGGCAGCGCGACGTATCAGAACCGGTATGGCGGTGGGGGCGCTGCTGCTGTGCCTTGCTCCGGCGGGGCGCATGGTTGCAGCCATGCAGGACAACGTGAGCCTGACCCTGCTTGATGTGGGGCAGGGGCAGTCCATTCTGCTGGCTTTGCCACATGAGGAGCGCATCCTCGTGGACGGCGGCGGATTCGGCCTTTCCGGATTCGATACCGGCAAGTCCATCGTCACGCCGGTGGTCACACGCGGTATGCCGCCCCGTCTGGATGTCGTTGCCAATACGCATCCTGATACGGACCACCTGCAGGGGCTGCTGTATCCGTTGCGGCATTTCTCCGTGGCTTCGTTTGCGGGAAATGGCGATAAAGCCACGCGTTCCAACGCCGCGCAACTGCGCAGGCTGCGGGATGAGACCGGGATTGAACCGGCGACGCTGGCAGCAGGCGACGTGCTGTATGAGAAGAACGGGCTGCGCCTTGAGGTGCTGCATCCCCCGCGCGAGAAGGGGAGGGCGTCTTCCAACAACGCTGCGTTGGTGCTGCGCCTTGTGCGTGACGGGCACGGGCTTGCGTTGCTCATGGGAGACCTTGAGAAGGAGGGCATTCGGACCTTGCTGGCATCCGGGCAGGAGCTGAGCGCAGAGGTTCTTGTGCTGCCGCACCACGGTGCCCGTTCAAGCCTTGCTCCGGCCCTGTATGATGCCGTGCGTCCCCGTTTCGCCCTTGCCGGCACGGGCTATTTGAATCAGTGGAAATTCCCCTCTCAGGCTGTGCAGGATGCCCTGAAGGAAGAAGGGATTTCTTTGTATCACACGGCGGCTGACGGGCAGGTGCGGGTGCTGTGGTGCAAAGGGGCTGCGGCGGCAGTGGAGACGTATCGGGCCGGTCCCGGGGTGGCCGGAGAGTAA